A part of Ziziphus jujuba cultivar Dongzao chromosome 8, ASM3175591v1 genomic DNA contains:
- the LOC107414700 gene encoding protein EXORDIUM-like 3 — protein sequence MSLGCAGRYTEPPATVLLCLTVLTLFLSCTRVISWRPWPNTVANGSDPLFGNSKKYEGSSEFIHLKYHMGPVLTANITVHTIWYGTWQREQKKIIREFINSISAVHSRHPSVSEWWKTVRLYTDQTDGNVSGTVRLGSEKNDRFYSHGKTLTRLSIQSVIKSAVTAKTKPLPINPKSGLYLLLTSDDVYVQDFCRQVCGFHYFTFPSIVGYTLPYAWVGNSAKLCPGVCAYPFAVPNYIPGLKPLKSPNGDVGVDGMISVIGHEIAELASNPLVNAWYAGQDPSFPVEIADLCEGIYGTGGGGSYTGQLLDGHDGATYNMNGIRRRFLVQWLWNHMLNYCTGPNALDQ from the coding sequence ATGAGCCTGGGCTGTGCCGGCCGGTACACTGAGCCACCGGCTACGGTGCTTCTCTGCCTCACCGTACTTACGCTGTTCCTCTCTTGTACGCGAGTCATTTCCTGGCGTCCATGGCCGAACACCGTAGCCAATGGTTCCGATCCTCTCTTCGGAAACTCAAAGAAGTACGAAGGCTCATCGGAGTTCATCCATTTGAAATACCATATGGGCCCGGTACTCACAGCCAACATCACCGTCCACACCATTTGGTACGGCACGTGGCAGAGGGAACAGAAGAAGATCATCCGCGAGTTCATCAACTCGATCTCCGCCGTCCATTCTCGCCACCCTTCCGTCTCCGAATGGTGGAAAACCGTACGGCTATACACGGACCAGACCGACGGGAATGTTTCCGGTACGGTTCGGCTCGGCTCGGAGAAAAACGACCGGTTTTACTCCCACGGTAAAACCCTAACCCGATTGTCCATACAATCGGTGATCAAAAGCGCCGTGACGGCCAAAACGAAGCCGTTGCCGATCAATCCGAAGAGTGGGCTCTACCTGCTGTTGACCTCCGATGACGTGTACGTCCAGGATTTCTGCAGGCAGGTATGCGGGTTCCACTACTTCACTTTCCCTTCAATCGTCGGTTACACGCTGCCGTACGCTTGGGTTGGGAACTCAGCGAAGCTTTGCCCCGGTGTGTGCGCGTACCCGTTTGCTGTACCGAATTACATTCCAGGATTGAAGCCGTTAAAGTCACCTAACGGTGACGTAGGTGTGGACGGAATGATAAGCGTGATTGGTCACGAAATTGCTGAGCTGGCCAGCAACCCGCTGGTAAACGCATGGTACGCTGGGCAGGACCCGAGTTTCCCGGTGGAGATTGCTGATCTCTGTGAAGGGATATACGGTACTGGAGGTGGAGGTTCGTACACGGGTCAGCTATTGGACGGTCATGATGGCGCAACGTATAATATGAATGGGATCAGACGGAGGTTCTTGGTTCAATGGCTTTGGAACCATATGTTGAATTACTGTACTGGCCCCAATGCACTGGatcagtaa